Proteins encoded in a region of the Haloglomus salinum genome:
- a CDS encoding DUF4234 domain-containing protein produces MSDTVEITDRSAFSSQSLGIQVVFTIITLGLYPIWWSYKTAKMLDRGTNQDLSPILAFIPLVNIIVFWQISKASEPLTDQDAMPVFLLFLFFGIISWYWVQSGINSAAA; encoded by the coding sequence ATGTCGGATACAGTCGAGATCACCGACCGCTCGGCGTTCAGCAGCCAGTCGCTCGGAATCCAGGTCGTATTCACCATCATAACGCTCGGGCTCTACCCGATATGGTGGTCGTACAAGACCGCGAAGATGCTCGACCGGGGGACGAATCAGGACCTCAGCCCGATCCTGGCGTTCATCCCCCTCGTGAACATCATCGTCTTCTGGCAGATATCGAAGGCCTCGGAACCACTCACCGACCAGGACGCGATGCCGGTGTTCCTGCTGTTCCTCTTCTTCGGCATCATCAGCTGGTACTGGGTCCAGAGCGGCATCAACTCCGCCGCGGCGTAG
- a CDS encoding DUF5815 family protein: MTEPRVPGGRGTELDLPCGETVTPHELDLGLREYACDCGEAHAVVMDVHPLSRWVPEELVRTLEAAIETTDEFGQFGTPHVMGMVLEEFPEAVVSADTSDDGSVGYAMVWLADFDAWRLHEVVVELLVELMEHALSHAEDETAARQFEQEMLQFDVAEFVEAYRAERDFEDEFDQPA, from the coding sequence ATGACAGAGCCGCGCGTACCCGGCGGGCGCGGGACGGAACTGGACCTCCCGTGTGGCGAGACGGTCACTCCCCACGAGCTGGACCTGGGGCTGCGCGAGTACGCCTGCGACTGCGGCGAGGCGCACGCGGTCGTGATGGACGTCCACCCGCTGTCGCGATGGGTGCCCGAGGAACTGGTCCGCACCCTGGAGGCGGCTATCGAGACGACCGACGAGTTCGGCCAGTTCGGCACGCCCCACGTGATGGGGATGGTGCTGGAGGAGTTCCCCGAGGCCGTCGTGAGCGCGGACACCAGCGACGACGGCTCCGTGGGCTACGCGATGGTGTGGCTCGCGGACTTCGACGCCTGGCGGCTCCACGAGGTCGTGGTCGAACTGCTCGTGGAGCTGATGGAACACGCCCTGAGCCACGCCGAGGACGAGACGGCGGCCAGGCAGTTCGAACAGGAGATGCTCCAGTTCGATGTCGCGGAGTTCGTCGAAGCGTATCGGGCCGAGCGAGACTTCGAGGACGAGTTCGATCAGCCGGCGTGA